The following are encoded in a window of Staphylospora marina genomic DNA:
- the cas10 gene encoding type III-B CRISPR-associated protein Cas10/Cmr2, whose protein sequence is MKKHVHFTIGPVQGFVAQSRRTRDLLASSFLLSYLSGVAMAEVLEGNGRIVFPYVHDGEGREAEIHDPLLMDILQYKRHGTTTHRRWVGSLPNRFLCEVPDDFHPDRCVKAVQNAWRKIAEAVRGEILKSEILALGRGTEEIWNRQVDGWWEMAWVEGAASHLLDLRKNWRTLVPTVEPGDKCTLVSELQELSGWIRPAGEREHQERFWTAVRKRVETLWKSKRELHENERLSAVALIKRFFPRVAKEAIGWEFPPEALQFPSNSYLAALPWIRKAVKNAPEEARKFAEEVCRSDKVSQSWHGRRFFENPGDSFVFVNLDGHVYFKSGQDRLFERNVPDGIDEAYEKLTHAKDDDGKDLGEPSPHYALLIMDGDRLGKLLQTDGVEREDVSRALSLFTEDIEEKIRENDGVTVYAGGDDVLAMFPMDKVISAAVMLRNKYRKAFVEVFGEGRLESLKREGALPGISAGIVFAHYMVPLSGVIAHAHHLLDDVAKEKTGRNSIAIGVWKRSGPDLVWSMPWELFGENENDTLLHKLAARLGEEGERGVSGSFLHKLREQLTGELQFDENPEENREILTGLIAADYMRATRQKGEEAREKAKEMARTLLSVCLRSFYKDDGQLMREQMPLSLDGALLARFLAEKGSGSE, encoded by the coding sequence GTGAAGAAACACGTTCATTTCACGATCGGTCCGGTGCAGGGGTTTGTTGCCCAGTCCCGCCGGACGAGGGATCTGTTGGCCAGTTCGTTTTTGTTGTCGTATCTGTCCGGCGTGGCCATGGCGGAAGTGCTGGAAGGGAACGGGAGAATCGTGTTCCCGTATGTCCATGACGGCGAAGGTCGTGAAGCAGAGATCCATGATCCGCTGCTGATGGACATTCTGCAATACAAGCGGCACGGAACGACCACGCACCGGCGCTGGGTGGGCAGCTTGCCCAACCGATTTCTGTGCGAGGTTCCGGACGATTTCCATCCCGATCGTTGTGTGAAGGCCGTGCAAAACGCCTGGCGGAAGATTGCGGAGGCGGTGCGGGGAGAAATCCTGAAGTCGGAGATCTTGGCGCTCGGAAGAGGCACCGAGGAGATCTGGAACCGGCAGGTGGACGGCTGGTGGGAGATGGCCTGGGTGGAAGGCGCTGCCTCCCATCTGTTGGATCTGCGCAAGAATTGGCGAACCCTTGTCCCCACCGTGGAGCCGGGAGACAAATGCACGCTGGTGAGTGAATTGCAGGAATTGTCCGGTTGGATCCGGCCGGCGGGAGAGAGGGAACATCAGGAGCGATTTTGGACCGCCGTTCGGAAGCGGGTGGAGACTCTCTGGAAGAGCAAAAGAGAGCTTCATGAAAACGAACGCCTCAGTGCCGTTGCACTGATCAAGCGGTTCTTTCCCAGAGTTGCGAAAGAAGCGATCGGCTGGGAATTTCCGCCCGAAGCGCTTCAATTTCCGTCCAACTCCTATCTGGCTGCCCTTCCGTGGATCCGCAAGGCGGTGAAAAATGCCCCCGAGGAAGCCCGGAAATTTGCGGAGGAAGTGTGTCGTTCCGATAAGGTGAGCCAGAGCTGGCACGGACGCCGCTTTTTCGAGAATCCGGGCGACAGCTTCGTATTTGTCAATCTGGACGGGCACGTGTATTTCAAAAGCGGGCAGGACCGGCTGTTTGAGCGAAATGTGCCGGATGGGATCGATGAAGCGTATGAGAAGTTGACTCACGCCAAGGACGATGATGGGAAAGACCTTGGTGAACCTTCCCCTCACTATGCTTTGCTGATCATGGACGGGGATCGACTGGGCAAGCTGTTGCAGACAGACGGAGTGGAGCGGGAGGATGTGAGCCGTGCGTTGTCCTTGTTCACGGAAGACATCGAGGAGAAGATCCGGGAGAATGACGGAGTCACCGTCTATGCCGGAGGAGACGACGTGCTGGCCATGTTCCCGATGGACAAGGTCATTTCGGCGGCGGTGATGCTCAGAAACAAATACCGGAAAGCATTTGTGGAAGTGTTTGGAGAGGGCCGACTTGAATCCCTGAAACGGGAAGGCGCCTTGCCCGGCATTTCCGCAGGAATCGTGTTCGCCCACTACATGGTTCCGCTGTCCGGCGTGATCGCGCATGCTCATCATTTGCTGGATGACGTGGCCAAAGAGAAAACGGGACGCAACAGCATCGCCATCGGGGTGTGGAAACGCTCGGGCCCCGACCTGGTTTGGTCGATGCCGTGGGAGTTGTTCGGCGAGAACGAAAACGACACACTCCTTCACAAACTGGCAGCTCGGTTGGGCGAAGAAGGCGAGCGGGGTGTCTCCGGCAGCTTTCTGCACAAACTCCGGGAGCAACTGACCGGCGAGTTGCAATTTGACGAGAATCCGGAAGAAAACCGGGAAATTCTTACCGGTCTCATCGCAGCGGATTACATGCGTGCCACCCGGCAAAAAGGGGAGGAAGCCCGGGAGAAGGCAAAGGAGATGGCCCGGACGCTTCTGTCCGTTTGTCTCCGATCCTTTTACAAAGATGACGGTCAACTGATGCGGGAGCAAATGCCGCTGTCGCTGGACGGGGCTCTGTTGGCCCGCTTCCTCGCGGAAAAGGGGAGTGGAAGCGAATGA
- a CDS encoding GIY-YIG nuclease family protein, with product MQDPQHYRIRLNEKITLPKGIAAIYALVNLINGRMYIGRTRCAQKRVKEHLSQLKNGTHHVIELQLDFKKYRKDAPEWFEFRILEVVNDRKKLPEAEDKWILQHKKAQLYNAPSEYDRAGRRRRKRQRASEYIQGNIFEFMVEE from the coding sequence ATGCAAGATCCGCAGCATTATCGAATCCGTTTGAATGAAAAAATCACGTTGCCAAAGGGTATTGCCGCCATTTATGCGTTGGTGAACTTGATCAATGGGCGAATGTACATTGGTCGGACGCGGTGTGCTCAGAAAAGGGTAAAGGAACATTTGAGTCAACTGAAAAACGGAACGCATCACGTCATTGAGTTGCAACTTGACTTCAAGAAATATCGTAAAGATGCTCCCGAATGGTTTGAATTCAGAATATTGGAAGTTGTTAACGATCGGAAGAAACTGCCCGAGGCCGAGGACAAGTGGATCCTCCAGCACAAAAAAGCCCAGCTGTACAATGCGCCTTCTGAGTACGACCGGGCCGGACGGCGCCGACGCAAGCGTCAGCGGGCCAGTGAATACATCCAGGGAAACATCTTTGAGTTTATGGTTGAGGAGTGA
- a CDS encoding acyl-CoA dehydrogenase family protein — translation MFDYSRFRDATELNWYESDWTMRHYVERDLAPLREWGEKRLLDLGAYCAGPMNRRAAHTDRDGAPVLVRYDREGREVNEIRYNEGYLATVGDCYETGVVGWRYREDAPQKIPFFYTQMMFYLMSQAEVGFTCPVTLTMAVAFVLEKFGSEEQKRKYLPRLASMDRNTLMQGATLLTEIQGGSDVGAVSTCAVKEGNRWLLTGEKWFASNCDAGVSVILARTGDIPGTKGLSLFLMPRELENGEKNRISIRRLKDKLGVRAVPSGELILNGAEAELVGEENQGFRYMAEALNISRLCTATGSLALSRRAFLEAAVYASRRHAFGRPITDYPMVRQTLLDMITDIEANWALAAEMIRRFDTVHTEGKETDAETLRLRLWLALAKYRCSEDAVSHTRAALELHGGNGYIEDFVTPRLLRDAQVNTVWEGTSNIMGLEVVKLLAKEAAARPDGGCLLLEDAERCLAAVTLPDLERAKDIVSREIPKIREHVHRVVRADSLTQNACARKLADELADVCRAVRLLDEAQHAANTRGTHRLAKLADYFVRRTWRPEEFGIGSGTLPSMELFDSAVRFEGETFGEPVRQENRK, via the coding sequence ATGTTTGACTACAGCCGCTTTCGGGACGCCACGGAACTCAACTGGTATGAAAGCGACTGGACGATGCGTCACTATGTGGAACGGGATCTGGCCCCTCTCAGGGAGTGGGGCGAAAAGCGCCTCCTGGACCTGGGCGCGTATTGCGCCGGTCCGATGAACCGCCGCGCCGCCCACACCGATCGGGACGGGGCACCGGTGCTCGTCCGCTATGACCGGGAAGGGCGGGAAGTGAATGAGATCCGTTACAACGAGGGATATCTCGCCACCGTGGGAGATTGCTACGAGACGGGAGTCGTGGGCTGGAGGTATCGGGAAGATGCACCGCAAAAGATCCCGTTTTTCTACACCCAGATGATGTTCTATCTGATGTCCCAGGCGGAAGTGGGCTTCACCTGTCCGGTCACGCTGACCATGGCCGTCGCGTTTGTGCTGGAGAAGTTCGGCAGTGAAGAGCAGAAGCGCAAATACCTGCCCCGGCTCGCTTCGATGGACCGGAACACGCTGATGCAGGGAGCCACCCTCCTCACCGAGATTCAGGGCGGATCCGATGTGGGAGCCGTTTCCACCTGCGCGGTGAAAGAAGGAAACCGCTGGTTGCTCACCGGGGAAAAATGGTTTGCCAGCAACTGCGATGCCGGCGTGTCCGTCATTTTGGCGCGCACCGGCGACATTCCGGGAACAAAAGGTCTCAGCCTGTTCCTCATGCCGCGGGAGCTGGAAAACGGGGAGAAAAACCGCATCTCCATCCGCCGGCTCAAGGACAAGCTGGGCGTCCGGGCGGTGCCCAGCGGCGAATTGATTTTAAACGGTGCAGAAGCCGAGCTGGTCGGGGAGGAAAACCAGGGATTCCGCTATATGGCGGAAGCGTTGAACATCTCCCGGCTGTGCACCGCCACCGGATCGCTCGCCCTGTCCCGTCGCGCGTTCCTGGAAGCCGCCGTTTACGCGTCCCGGCGTCATGCGTTCGGCCGTCCGATCACCGATTATCCGATGGTGCGGCAAACGCTGCTGGACATGATCACCGACATCGAGGCCAACTGGGCGCTCGCCGCGGAGATGATCCGTCGCTTTGACACCGTTCACACGGAAGGAAAGGAAACGGACGCCGAAACCCTCCGGCTGCGGCTGTGGCTGGCTCTGGCCAAATACCGGTGCAGCGAAGATGCCGTATCCCACACCCGGGCCGCTTTGGAACTTCACGGCGGGAACGGATACATCGAGGATTTCGTCACTCCCCGTCTGCTTCGCGACGCCCAGGTGAATACTGTGTGGGAGGGCACTTCCAACATCATGGGGCTGGAAGTGGTGAAGTTGTTGGCCAAGGAGGCGGCGGCAAGACCGGACGGCGGATGCCTTCTGCTCGAGGACGCGGAGCGGTGCCTGGCTGCCGTCACGCTGCCAGATCTCGAACGGGCGAAAGACATCGTGTCACGGGAAATCCCGAAAATCCGGGAGCACGTTCACCGGGTGGTGCGGGCCGATTCCCTGACGCAAAACGCCTGCGCCCGCAAATTGGCGGATGAGCTGGCCGATGTGTGCCGGGCCGTCCGTCTGCTGGACGAGGCGCAACATGCCGCAAACACCCGTGGCACCCACCGTCTGGCAAAGTTGGCCGACTATTTTGTCCGCCGCACCTGGCGGCCGGAGGAATTCGGCATCGGAAGCGGAACTCTTCCATCGATGGAACTGTTCGACTCGGCGGTCCGGTTCGAAGGCGAGACATTCGGGGAGCCGGTTCGGCAGGAGAACCGGAAATGA
- a CDS encoding nucleotidyltransferase domain-containing protein, whose translation MDIQSLIDDIAKRLVPVRGVEAVVLGGSRARESHRPDSDIDIGIYISSAETLDLDELQKIATELDDDHREQLLTAPGGWGPWINGGGWLKVRGMAVDILYRDLSKVRAVIDECLREQVTIDMQPGHPHGFTNATYLACAGFSVIRPEWLHN comes from the coding sequence ATGGACATCCAATCCCTCATCGACGACATTGCGAAGCGTTTGGTGCCGGTCCGTGGTGTGGAGGCGGTGGTGCTTGGCGGTTCGCGGGCGCGGGAATCTCATCGGCCGGATTCGGACATTGACATTGGGATCTACATTTCTTCTGCGGAAACATTGGACCTGGATGAACTGCAGAAGATTGCCACGGAGTTGGACGATGACCACCGGGAGCAACTCCTGACAGCCCCCGGCGGTTGGGGGCCGTGGATCAACGGCGGAGGTTGGCTGAAGGTGCGGGGAATGGCGGTGGACATTTTGTACCGCGATCTGTCCAAGGTAAGGGCGGTGATTGACGAGTGCTTGCGTGAGCAGGTGACGATTGACATGCAGCCGGGCCATCCTCACGGATTCACCAATGCCACTTATCTGGCTTGTGCCGGGTTCTCCGTGATCCGTCCGGAGTGGTTGCACAATTGA
- the cmr1 gene encoding type III-B CRISPR module RAMP protein Cmr1, producing the protein MDKLTATFRIVTPMFLAGADQEDPEIRLPSVKGALRFWYRAIDPEFRKREEALFGGTGAGAGQARFLMHLTGDVPARHAPSAEWKRSLRYVLALVKDTRNALLPGQTFTVRFVMKPNGFDRDVRRGWQCLLASVWLLGHLGGLGFRNRRGFGSVALEKWNFSGDGDAASLMNQLPLGVEAETPEEWMEILLKGLEVLGNWFPGSFDGRHTHLGPKCRFLAGSGQDEWLPAMQDGIKLLEEFRTTYRRARWALGLAMQVPQYKVKYQPEGRNRMASPAMFRIVALKERVFPLFVLMDAPSPKVRRFVKNGNRWEPDGDLQEIPGSWKQKFSDHLRSAGYSEHLREGDA; encoded by the coding sequence ATGGATAAATTGACCGCCACCTTCCGGATCGTGACCCCCATGTTTCTTGCGGGGGCAGATCAAGAAGATCCGGAGATTCGTTTGCCTTCCGTCAAGGGAGCGCTCCGGTTCTGGTACCGGGCGATTGACCCTGAATTCCGGAAGCGGGAAGAAGCATTGTTCGGCGGCACGGGTGCAGGTGCGGGACAAGCCCGGTTCCTGATGCACCTGACGGGTGATGTTCCGGCCAGGCATGCGCCATCCGCCGAATGGAAGCGTTCGTTGAGGTACGTTCTGGCTTTGGTGAAAGACACCCGAAATGCTTTGCTGCCGGGCCAAACGTTCACGGTCCGATTCGTCATGAAGCCGAACGGATTCGACAGGGATGTACGCCGGGGTTGGCAATGCCTGCTGGCTTCCGTTTGGCTCCTCGGTCATTTGGGAGGATTGGGATTCCGCAACCGGCGCGGATTCGGCTCCGTGGCCCTCGAGAAATGGAATTTTTCCGGTGACGGGGATGCGGCCTCTCTGATGAACCAGCTTCCGCTGGGAGTGGAAGCGGAAACGCCGGAGGAATGGATGGAGATTCTCCTGAAGGGGCTGGAGGTGCTCGGGAATTGGTTTCCGGGATCGTTTGATGGCAGACACACCCATCTCGGACCGAAATGCCGGTTTTTGGCGGGTTCCGGTCAAGACGAATGGCTTCCCGCGATGCAGGACGGCATCAAACTGCTCGAGGAGTTCCGGACAACCTACCGGAGGGCGCGCTGGGCCCTGGGACTTGCCATGCAGGTGCCTCAATACAAGGTGAAATATCAGCCGGAAGGGCGCAATCGCATGGCATCACCGGCGATGTTCCGGATCGTGGCGTTGAAAGAACGGGTATTTCCCCTGTTTGTCCTGATGGACGCCCCGTCCCCCAAAGTGCGCAGGTTCGTGAAGAACGGCAATCGTTGGGAGCCGGACGGAGATCTTCAAGAGATTCCAGGAAGCTGGAAACAAAAATTCTCCGATCATCTGCGATCCGCCGGGTACAGTGAACATTTGCGGGAGGGGGACGCGTGA
- the cas6 gene encoding CRISPR-associated endoribonuclease Cas6 — translation MRIEARFYLDREVALPYDINYPLASYIYQCIRLVDPDLGTWLHDKGLEYQGRSYKPFVFSRMYFESRVNKPECMVVQGAMSFKVDSILPEVTRTLVEGMWRTGKLRLLDVDIPLTDVRVLPPLKFTETMRWKALSPICVPVWQDNGLHFCHPLESRFYDSLRNSMKNWYMLHWKKPFPEDGEIHLILPNPEKFSLQKAAVLIRYKEKKIKGYQIPLIIQTTPEMQEVVCRAGLGSYGSQGFGMMEWWEESKSHGTP, via the coding sequence TTGCGGATCGAAGCGCGCTTTTATCTCGACAGGGAAGTGGCGCTCCCGTACGATATCAACTATCCGCTCGCAAGCTACATCTACCAGTGCATCCGGCTCGTCGATCCCGACCTCGGCACCTGGCTGCATGACAAAGGGCTGGAGTATCAGGGACGGTCGTACAAGCCTTTTGTCTTTTCACGGATGTATTTCGAGTCGAGGGTCAACAAGCCGGAGTGCATGGTCGTTCAGGGAGCCATGTCGTTCAAGGTGGACTCCATCCTGCCCGAAGTGACGCGCACCTTGGTGGAAGGCATGTGGCGGACGGGCAAATTGCGTCTTTTGGACGTGGACATCCCGCTGACCGACGTACGGGTGCTGCCACCGCTGAAGTTCACGGAAACGATGCGTTGGAAAGCGCTCTCTCCCATCTGCGTTCCGGTATGGCAGGACAACGGGCTTCATTTCTGCCATCCGCTGGAGAGCCGCTTCTACGACAGCTTGCGCAACTCGATGAAAAACTGGTACATGCTGCATTGGAAGAAACCGTTTCCCGAAGACGGGGAGATCCATCTCATCCTTCCCAATCCGGAAAAGTTTTCGCTCCAGAAGGCAGCCGTCCTGATCCGGTACAAAGAGAAGAAAATCAAAGGCTATCAGATTCCGCTGATCATCCAGACCACGCCGGAAATGCAGGAAGTGGTTTGCCGTGCCGGTCTCGGTAGCTACGGGAGCCAAGGGTTCGGCATGATGGAATGGTGGGAAGAATCCAAGTCGCATGGCACGCCTTGA
- a CDS encoding type III-B CRISPR module-associated Cmr3 family protein: protein MSKIWSFRALDTLFFRDGTPLNQGDPGSVHPRGLFPPMMNTLQGAVRTVLAIGRGWRPGEGGKHVPLPKELGNADHPGDLQLTGPWLRFGEERLYPAPLVLFGKRLESGDWKLVRLAPGRDKIRSDLGEHRLPEVQKRVDGGKLQESLWLTRKGMERVLAGGIPDKGDIRRPDDLWGDEYRVGIGMDRSHRTAMDGHLYTLTHIRPHRNLRVEIGVGGIPDDWHPEGKRGIPLGGEGRFAELEVSDMNESHVLPNMPELRGEGGQIRFTVTLLTPGKFDRFPTNGPVTEPVGTRRALINGPLQDPAFRLISASVGKMLRVGGWDLEHRKPRPLAPFVPAGTAWFYTADVSEASRIADLHGSFVGLDTNFGYGQIAIGMWHEQEERQ from the coding sequence ATGAGCAAAATCTGGTCGTTTCGAGCCTTGGACACGTTGTTTTTCCGGGACGGAACTCCGCTGAACCAGGGAGATCCCGGTTCGGTTCACCCGCGCGGCCTCTTTCCGCCCATGATGAACACCTTGCAGGGGGCCGTGCGCACCGTGTTGGCCATCGGGCGCGGCTGGAGACCGGGAGAGGGGGGCAAACACGTTCCGCTTCCCAAGGAACTGGGAAACGCGGATCACCCGGGGGATTTGCAACTGACCGGCCCTTGGCTCCGGTTCGGAGAGGAACGACTTTATCCTGCTCCGCTCGTGTTGTTCGGAAAGCGGTTGGAGTCGGGAGATTGGAAGCTGGTGCGCCTGGCACCGGGACGTGACAAGATCCGGTCCGACCTGGGGGAGCATCGGTTGCCGGAGGTCCAAAAGCGGGTGGACGGCGGAAAATTGCAAGAGTCGCTGTGGCTCACCCGGAAAGGCATGGAGCGGGTGCTGGCCGGTGGCATCCCGGACAAGGGAGACATCCGGAGACCGGATGATCTGTGGGGCGATGAGTATCGCGTGGGCATCGGGATGGATCGTTCCCACCGAACGGCGATGGACGGCCATCTCTATACCCTGACGCACATCCGGCCGCATCGCAATCTGCGAGTGGAAATCGGGGTGGGGGGCATCCCGGATGACTGGCACCCCGAGGGGAAACGAGGCATTCCGCTCGGCGGGGAAGGACGATTTGCCGAACTGGAAGTGTCGGACATGAATGAATCGCATGTTTTGCCGAACATGCCGGAGCTCCGGGGGGAGGGAGGACAAATCCGGTTCACGGTGACGCTGCTCACTCCGGGCAAATTTGACCGTTTCCCCACGAACGGACCGGTGACGGAACCGGTCGGCACCCGGCGGGCGCTCATCAACGGGCCTCTTCAGGATCCCGCTTTCCGTCTCATTTCCGCGTCGGTCGGGAAAATGCTGCGCGTCGGCGGCTGGGATCTTGAACATCGAAAGCCGCGCCCGCTCGCACCGTTTGTCCCCGCGGGAACTGCATGGTTTTACACCGCGGACGTCTCCGAGGCATCCCGGATCGCCGATTTGCACGGATCGTTTGTCGGATTGGACACGAATTTCGGATACGGACAAATCGCCATCGGAATGTGGCACGAACAGGAGGAACGCCAATGA
- the cmr6 gene encoding type III-B CRISPR module RAMP protein Cmr6, whose protein sequence is MTKGRVKEGKIEREQWFLPLYRGPERIHQCPVDGHIGLWYEKFCDRWERDKKHRYPELGRRKQDWIQTVTGIQPTSRHRELVSDMVHRMEELVLERKGHILPMKTAGRFVTGLGRPHPVENGFSWHPTLGTAVLPGSSVKGVVRAWAEQWAEAEQDDIERIFGSRTGKNVPHRVGSVIFLDALPTTPVKLEADVMTPHVSEYYRDPDRNAPDDMQDPTPIPFLTVASGQTFLFAVMPRIPSCETCRKDAEQVMDWLKEALDWIGAGAKTAVGYGRFEVDNVELGNWKRRLEEKERARAEEEARRNMSPILREIHDDGCESDEQRFMEALKNKWIPRLQDPDVPVEERREIAVHLANWYQTHKPDQWKKPNKKNKERVQQIKDVLNQTESR, encoded by the coding sequence ATGACCAAGGGACGCGTCAAGGAGGGAAAAATTGAGCGCGAGCAATGGTTCCTTCCCCTGTACCGAGGCCCGGAACGCATTCACCAGTGCCCGGTGGACGGCCACATCGGGCTGTGGTACGAGAAGTTTTGCGATCGATGGGAAAGAGATAAAAAACATCGGTATCCGGAGTTGGGAAGAAGGAAGCAGGATTGGATCCAGACGGTCACCGGAATTCAGCCGACCTCCCGTCATCGGGAACTGGTCAGCGACATGGTTCATCGCATGGAGGAACTGGTATTGGAGCGAAAAGGCCACATCCTCCCGATGAAAACGGCGGGTCGGTTCGTCACCGGACTGGGTCGCCCGCACCCGGTGGAAAACGGCTTCTCGTGGCACCCCACCTTGGGAACGGCGGTTCTTCCCGGTTCTTCCGTCAAGGGAGTTGTCCGCGCTTGGGCCGAGCAGTGGGCCGAAGCGGAACAGGATGATATCGAACGGATCTTCGGCAGCCGCACCGGCAAGAACGTGCCGCACCGCGTCGGCAGCGTCATTTTCCTCGACGCCCTTCCGACCACGCCGGTGAAGCTGGAAGCCGATGTGATGACTCCGCATGTTTCCGAATATTATCGGGATCCGGACAGAAACGCTCCCGACGATATGCAGGATCCCACGCCGATTCCGTTTCTCACCGTGGCATCCGGGCAAACGTTCCTGTTCGCCGTGATGCCTCGCATTCCGTCGTGTGAGACATGCAGGAAAGACGCCGAACAGGTGATGGATTGGCTGAAGGAAGCCCTCGACTGGATCGGGGCGGGAGCCAAGACTGCCGTCGGTTACGGCCGGTTTGAAGTGGACAACGTCGAGCTTGGCAATTGGAAGCGTCGCTTGGAAGAAAAAGAACGCGCTCGGGCCGAAGAAGAAGCGCGCCGAAACATGTCCCCCATTCTTCGGGAAATACATGACGACGGCTGCGAGAGCGATGAACAGCGTTTCATGGAAGCGCTCAAGAACAAATGGATCCCCCGTCTTCAGGATCCGGACGTTCCCGTGGAGGAGCGGCGGGAGATCGCCGTTCATCTGGCCAACTGGTACCAGACGCACAAACCGGATCAATGGAAAAAGCCCAACAAGAAAAACAAAGAAAGGGTCCAGCAGATCAAGGACGTGCTGAACCAGACGGAATCTCGATGA
- the cmr5 gene encoding type III-B CRISPR module-associated protein Cmr5 — translation MSEQERTLDQLRAAFSHRKVKERKETLDTQKADDYAGYVIRLPADIRINGLGQALAQLLAAAKLDPSDPHRLVYNDLSEWLTKEHPHSPYRNHDDLLDALMERGRAEYLWALGEAMTWLEWHKKLCTAFLKQPEGSER, via the coding sequence ATGAGCGAGCAAGAACGGACCCTTGACCAGTTGCGCGCGGCGTTTTCGCATCGGAAGGTGAAAGAGCGTAAAGAAACTTTGGACACGCAGAAGGCGGATGATTACGCCGGCTATGTCATTCGCCTGCCCGCGGACATTCGCATCAACGGACTGGGACAGGCTCTGGCCCAGTTGTTGGCCGCGGCAAAACTGGATCCGTCCGATCCTCACCGTCTGGTGTACAATGACTTGTCCGAATGGCTGACAAAGGAGCATCCCCACAGCCCGTACCGGAATCATGACGACCTGTTGGATGCGCTCATGGAACGAGGGCGTGCCGAATATCTGTGGGCCTTGGGCGAAGCGATGACCTGGCTGGAGTGGCACAAAAAACTGTGCACGGCTTTCTTGAAACAGCCGGAGGGGAGCGAAAGATGA
- the cmr4 gene encoding type III-B CRISPR module RAMP protein Cmr4: MNGFMLGMLAETSVHPGAGRSQGVIDLPVSREAATDFPVIPGTSLKGTLRSKAEHERNQEFAERIFGKQDSAGAVGVTDARLLLLPVRSLTGHSRWITCPYLLERFVRDLGLIGEEKPLPEWKIAKFDALVAEGEEVLFLEELSFKTVVNRSIIEELSELLAPLIRHESVRKRLPEQLVVLHDDAFTHFARYALPVAARNSLDDKTKKSTNLWYEEMLPPDCLFYALFLVRPGKEEELTKLKEHLSESIHVQVGGNETVGQGWMITQIVEGAQ, translated from the coding sequence ATGAACGGTTTCATGCTCGGAATGTTGGCTGAGACGTCGGTGCATCCCGGAGCCGGTCGCTCCCAAGGGGTCATCGATTTGCCGGTCTCGCGGGAAGCAGCCACCGATTTTCCCGTCATCCCCGGCACCAGCTTGAAAGGGACGCTGCGGAGCAAGGCGGAACATGAACGGAACCAGGAATTCGCCGAACGGATCTTCGGCAAGCAAGACTCGGCCGGAGCGGTCGGCGTGACGGATGCCCGGCTGCTGCTTCTTCCGGTGCGTTCGCTCACCGGGCACAGCCGCTGGATCACCTGTCCGTATTTGTTGGAACGGTTTGTGCGGGATCTGGGCCTGATCGGTGAGGAAAAGCCCCTTCCGGAGTGGAAGATCGCCAAGTTCGACGCTCTCGTTGCTGAGGGAGAAGAAGTCCTCTTCCTGGAAGAGCTTTCGTTCAAAACCGTCGTCAATCGATCGATCATTGAGGAACTGTCTGAGTTGTTGGCTCCCCTGATCCGCCATGAATCGGTGCGCAAACGCTTGCCTGAGCAGTTGGTTGTGTTGCATGATGACGCTTTCACTCATTTCGCGCGCTATGCGCTCCCCGTGGCGGCACGCAACTCCCTGGACGACAAAACCAAGAAGAGCACCAACCTCTGGTACGAAGAGATGCTCCCGCCGGACTGCCTGTTTTATGCCCTGTTCCTGGTGCGGCCCGGCAAGGAAGAAGAACTGACGAAGTTGAAGGAACACCTCTCGGAAAGCATTCACGTGCAGGTGGGCGGAAACGAAACGGTGGGACAAGGCTGGATGATCACCCAAATCGTGGAGGGAGCGCAATGA
- a CDS encoding DUF4083 family protein, which yields MEWIIGILIVLFFLSFIQFVYNLVRIPRQILHSNTELEKKLDKVIELLEEKRSDPPPPPPDDKQPENE from the coding sequence ATGGAGTGGATCATCGGGATTTTGATCGTCCTGTTTTTCCTGTCATTCATCCAGTTTGTGTACAATCTCGTCCGAATTCCAAGGCAAATTCTCCACAGCAATACGGAATTGGAAAAAAAGCTGGACAAAGTCATCGAGCTGCTGGAAGAAAAACGGTCCGACCCCCCGCCGCCTCCGCCGGACGACAAACAACCTGAGAACGAATGA